CGCGAAACCGTCGGCAGCGAGCCACACGCTGAGGGCCAGCTGGCCATTGACCGCGCGCCCGGCACGTGGGCAATAGCGCCGGTCCACCCCCACGGAGTGGACGCCCGCCTTGGGGATCAGCATGGGGGTCACCACCCACGCCGCCGCGTGGTACGCGCTGGTGAGATAGGACGTCAGATCCCGCCGCACGGCCCACCAATCCCAGGTGGAGCTGTTCACGAAGTGATGCAGGTTCTGCTCGCTCACCTCTCTGCCCATCGACTGGCCCATCGTGGCGGCCATGTTGCGTGCGGACTTGCGTCCGCGCACCTTCAGCAGGCCGGTGACGTAGTCCTCGCCCTTGGCACGCTGGTCGCAACGCGGCAACGATCGCAGCACTTCGGGGCATACGTGCGCGGCTACGGACGCCATGGCGTCGACCGAACTAACGCGGGAGCGCGTGTCAAACAGCTCGGTCGCGGCCTGAGTCTTGGTCGCAGAAGTCATGCTGAAGCACCTCGATGAGTTAGCGGATGTTCAATGTCGACCCAAGAATGGGCCAGATGCGGGCCGGGGACCAGGTATTGGCACCACACAAAGTGACGGACTATGCGGGTGCCCCGCTACACCAACACTGGTGGACTAATGCGAGATGACAGATCGATGAACAACCCTATGACCTGCGAATCATCGTTTGCAGTGTGACTGCGTAGGTGGCGCAATGGGGTGCCGGCGGGTTCAACTTGACGGATTGTCTCCGAACTGACGAATTGAATTCGCGATTGTTTGGTGCGCGATGCCGCATCCCGAAGATAGAGAGGTGATCACCCGGCGGGCGTTGCTAGGAACAACTTTTGCGTTGGCTGGTGCCGCGGCGCTGGCCGGTTGCGGCTCGCAGGCAGGTGCGGCTGACCCGCAAGTCTCCGTGACCGGAGGCGCGATCCGCGGGGCAGCCACCGGCAAGGTGCACGTGTTCCGCGGCATCCCCTATGCGCAGTCGCCGACGGGGCAGAACCGATTCAGGTCACCGCGTCCGGTGACGCCGTGGCGGGACACGTTGAACACCACGCGGTTTGGATCAGATTTCATTCAACCGGCAGGCGGTGACCCGGTACGCCAGGAAGACGCGCTGTACGCCAATGTCTGGACCCCTTCGGTCGACAGCTCAGCACTACTGCCCGTGATCGTCTACATCCACGGCGGTGGCTGGTCGCGGGGAGCGGGGAGTCTTCCGGTCTACGACGGAGCGGCACTTGCCGAGCGTGCCGGTGCCGTCGTCGTCAATTTCAACTACCGGTTGGGCGCCTTCGGCTTTTGCGGTCACCCTGCCCTCGAGGACCCCGAAACCGGGCTGCACACCAACTGGGGTTTGCAGGATCAAATCGCCCTTCTCCGTTGGGTTAGTGAGAATGCCAGGGCTTTTGGCGGTGACCCGGGCAACATCACGCTGGTCGGGACTTCGGCGGGTGGCGCCAGCACCTGGCAACTTTCTCTGCATCCGCAGACGCGGCCCCTGCTGCGCCGGATCATCAGCGTCAGCCAGGCGCACGTCTGGAGCCCATATCTGAGCCTGACCCCCGACGACGCCACGGCGACGTTCGATGCCTTGGCGGCCGCTCAGGGGGTGTCGGTGAAGAACCTGAAAGATGTGCCCGCGGATCGGATTCGTGATTGGTGGGTGGCGCAGTTCGCCCAACCCAGAGCGCAGCGTGTGGTCGAGAGCGGCCGCCAGTACCGGGGGCCGGTCCTGGATCCGGTGCTCCTTCCGACCTTCGACATCAACCAACCGCTGCCCGACATCCCCGCCATCTCCATCTACACCAGCACGGAGGGCTCGTTCTTCACCGGCCCCGGCGCGCCCGAACCGCAGTCGCCGCCCACCGATGCCGCCACACTGCACGCCGCCTTCCGTGACATCCTCGAGCAGGGCGTGCCGTCGATTCCGGAGTCGACGGTATCCGATGCCGTTGCGTTGTATAGAGATTCGGCGAAGCAGGATGGTCGTCCATCGGATCCGCTGTCACTCTGGACCGAACTGTGGGGCGACGCCCTGATCCGCCACGGCGTACTGGCCTTCACTCGTCGTGCGACGGTCGAGCATCGTGCGCCGCTGTATCTGATGGAATATGCCCACCCCGTACAGCC
The nucleotide sequence above comes from Mycobacteroides saopaulense. Encoded proteins:
- a CDS encoding carboxylesterase family protein, with the translated sequence MITRRALLGTTFALAGAAALAGCGSQAGAADPQVSVTGGAIRGAATGKVHVFRGIPYAQSPTGQNRFRSPRPVTPWRDTLNTTRFGSDFIQPAGGDPVRQEDALYANVWTPSVDSSALLPVIVYIHGGGWSRGAGSLPVYDGAALAERAGAVVVNFNYRLGAFGFCGHPALEDPETGLHTNWGLQDQIALLRWVSENARAFGGDPGNITLVGTSAGGASTWQLSLHPQTRPLLRRIISVSQAHVWSPYLSLTPDDATATFDALAAAQGVSVKNLKDVPADRIRDWWVAQFAQPRAQRVVESGRQYRGPVLDPVLLPTFDINQPLPDIPAISIYTSTEGSFFTGPGAPEPQSPPTDAATLHAAFRDILEQGVPSIPESTVSDAVALYRDSAKQDGRPSDPLSLWTELWGDALIRHGVLAFTRRATVEHRAPLYLMEYAHPVQPPYFGVPHESTSPFLFGTYAHPSNVAKFGDGPKERETSAAFMDLVTEFAHGRPPASSRLPRWDPVGNDLRQLVLRDGAGTITTPTKTTQLGVLDAVQWGK